The Arachis duranensis cultivar V14167 chromosome 9, aradu.V14167.gnm2.J7QH, whole genome shotgun sequence genomic sequence TTGAGTTTCTGGGTTCCCCTACTGATGGTCATTTATAAGTAAGCCTGTAAGTGCTTATTGAGCCGGAGGCATGCTTTGACCTTACATTGTGAGCCTTTCTCCTGATATAAAGTTTTATATTAGAGAAGATCCTAAATGATGCTAGCTGCAGTAAATATAGCTTATTATACCATGGATCTCATTTTgaataaatatactaaatttaCACCCCTTCCAAACTGCGGCAGTCGGATCACACACATGCTGAAAGCCAAAAGGCTAAAGAGACAGCTGCATCTAGgtttacatatttttaaaacaaaattatgaagTCTTTTTGAATTggaataaaagatatatttatgaaaaaattacatTGAAACTGTACAAATTAATATCTTATAGTGTATCATGAATTGAAATAGTAGGCCAATTTATTATAACCAAAATGTGCCATGTAGTATTACCTTTACCTTACAGTATTGCATACCAAGCAACTGTAGTTAAAAATGAATAAGGGATTGGTGGAAGGGAAAGTACTTGGTGAGAACTAAATTAGGGTTGACTGCTTGCCTATTTGCTACCTCTTTGGCACATAACATTGTTTTTGCAATTATCCGTTTTAGATTTTCCCCAATCCTTGTTTTGCTAGCCAAATTCTTTGTATTTGATTAGTCTTGTTCAACCCATCATGGGCTTACTATATTTTGGGTAATTACTATTGATTTTCCATAGTTAGTCATCCAGTGCTTGCTTTTTGGTAAAACATTTGCTTTTGATTGAGTTTTACTTACACTGGCTATCTAGCTTGTAATATAGTCCATGGATTCTCATATGACATTACTGTTGCTAGTAATCACGAAGTTTTACTTATTTCTCCTGCTTCATCTTGGTTATCATAAGTAAAAGATTTATTCATTGGCCAGATATACatttcaattacaattgaaAGTAATATTAGGAGTGATATGCGATCCtgtaattttctttctcttgctTGATGTCATCTAATGATTTAGGTTAATATTATAGCCTCTCTTAGTAAACGGCAAAATCTGTTTGGCATGAAAGCTTTTGTGGTTATAATTGTCAAGACTTAGTGTATAACTTTTGAATTTCACAGATATTACTACAATAAGAAGACTAAAGTATCTAGCTGGGAGAGGCCTTTCGAATTGATGACCCCAATTGAGGTGAGTCATACAGTTGACTTTGCTTTGACGCCATGACTTGTTAGTCatgctattaaatattttttgttctgttTCCCGGTGAAAGGTTGAACACATGACATATGTCTTTTGGTCTATTGTATTATTAAATGGGTTCACATATTCAATTTCATTTGTTGTATGCTTTCTGTTTGTCAACTTCGGTGAAAAAAATATGTTCCGTCAGCTCACTTGTTACTGGACGGATTTTCTCTCAGGCAAGCTACCATCGATCTTGACTCATGTCTTGTTGTGAGGTCAGTGTTGTGACAATTGCTGGTTCAACTGTCAGATATCAGCTGTTTGTTTTCTCTGGATGATAATGTAGAAGACTGTTCAATTTCATGTAATTGTGCTGTGTTTAGCAATAGACAAAATATTTACTCCTTAAGGTTTCTTCCCTGCTGATGGGgccttaaaaaattttagatttaattgACTTCTCACTAATGACTGATTCTGTACGTTCTGTAGTATGGCTACGCTTATTTATTTATGTCTGCTCATGAAGAAGAGAGATTTCTCTTTTCTACTTTTTCTTTCCGTTTCTCACCCCCCTCCCCCCAATGTCACGTGTTTCtgtgtaaaaatataatttcactCACTCATAGGCATCCCAGTTAAGCATTTTTGCATTGATTTTGAGCATATGATGGTTGTCTTCTATTTAGCATTGTGCAAGGCACCTCATATCTTTCAGTTTTAAAATCTACATGTGACACTCTTGTAGCTTTAAGATGCTTACAGTAACAGGTACATGCTGTGCTACTATATTGAGAGGTAGGCTATGCGTTGGGTCTTTGCTCCTTGTCCTACCTACTTAATTGCTTGATGAATGTTGGTAAATTCTATCATTGTACATCTCGATTGTTGATCCTTTGCGTCACATTTTCTCATGATTTATCAATGGCTTATATTTAGTTACATCACTTGATAAATGTGCATTACCCTTGTTTCTAGATCTCAGTCTGAGGTCTATTATATCAGTTTAGTTTCAAATATGTTGAGGTTTATAAGAGCTGAACTGGGGATTCATCCAAACGAATGATTggaattttccttttcttgcttaTTAACTGGAGAAAAGTTAAGGGAATTGAGAAGGCTAATTTTCTCAGTTCCTGATATCAGTTGGCTGGTCAGAATTGATCCTTTTACCTTGCGCTATTATATTGCCTTGATTTGTTTTCTCTATTTTACATTCTTGATTTGGGAAATTTCAATTTCCAATTTCTATTATGAGATAATGTGTATTCTTCTTTTGGGAGGAAATCGCTTTTGAGACTGTTCACATATGTCACTTGTCTTTTTGTTAGAGGGTGGATGCAACAACAAACTGGAAGGAGTATACTAGTCCTAATGGAATAAAGTATGTATTGGTTCCATCATATcatcattttctgtttttaatgttCATGTCTgactttcttttatatattggTTATTCAATATTTCATAGGTATTACTACAACAAGGTCACTAGGGAATCAAAGTGGATGATTCCTGAGGAACTGAAGGTTTACACcattaaaaacaatgccactttcaatattctttttcatttattttctgcTTCTTATTTAACTGAGATTTCTTTTCCGCAAATTTTATCCATCAAGTTGGCCCGTCAGCAAGTTGAAAAGGCAGTTGCCAATGGAACACATACTGATGCTCTACCGAATTCTCATACTCAACCGTCTGTAACTCCTCCTGTGATTGAAACAGCACCAACTGCAGCAGCTAATTCATCTTTGATTGGTCAAGGGGAACCATCAAGTCCTGTTTCAGTTGCTCCTGTTGTTAGTGCATCTACAAGTCATCCACAATCTGAGATGAGTTCTGGACCATCTGCCTCTCCTCATGTGGCTCCCATAACTGGAATGACAGTGGCTGAAGTAGAGTTACCAGTAAATACTGCTACAATATCTGATGCTGCAGCAGGAAGTGATAGAGCTTCTGTTACCAATCAGTATTGTCTAGTATACCTTTCctgtttagttttttattttgattatttagtGGTAATTTAATTCCTTTTTGTTTGTTGTAAATTTCTAGGAATGATGGCAACAACTTTCTGGTGAAGGATACACTGGGCTCTGCAGATGAAGTTCCAGCAGAAGATAAAGAAGTATGCTTCTCTTGTACTTCTGATGAGTCGCTATCAGTTCTTGTTGTGGATTTGTGGTCAGAAAGCTGATTAATCTTAAATTATGTAGGATGGTAAAAATGATTCATTAGTAGAAAAAACAAATGATGTGGCTTCAGAAACAAAGGCAGATACGGTTTCAGAAACAAGGGCTGATTTGGCTTCAGAAACACAGGCAAATGTGGCTTTGGAAACAAAGGCAGATGCATCTTCAGAAACAAAAACACGTGAACCATTACCCTTAGTTTATGCAAATAAGATGGTATGAGAAAGAAATATTGATATCTTAACCGTCTCTCTTGTTTTGTTCCCGCGGATTGATTATCACATTTTTGCTTATTAGGAGGCTAAAGAAGCATTCAAAGCACTGATAGAGTCTGTAAATGTTGGATCTGACTGGACATGGGATCGAGTAAGCTCATCTTCATGATTTGCTTTGCTGGCACTTACTTTTTTATAACTGTTTTGacttattaatttaaatgtctctcttttatttaatatttatttgctGAAAATCTGTATGTTTTTCAGACTATGCGATTAATAGTTAATGACAAAAGGTACGGTGCATTAAAATCGCTTGGAGAAAAGAAGCAAGCTTTCAATGAGGTAATTCTTATGTAATAACCTTGAGTTAATCACAGACACTAAGCTTGGATAGGGCTGTTACTTCGTTTCACATTTGACCCTTACTTTTCCTTGTCCATGCCAAAAAGAGTGGCCTCTGAATCCGTTTACTTGAAACGTTGCATGGGACCGGAATTTCGATAGTGCTGCTGCCACAAATATGTATTGATGATAATGTACTGCATAAATAATTTGTATGTTGAAAAGTGATATAACTCTTTTTTTCCCAGTACTTAAGTCAGAGGAAAAAACAGGAAGCGGAAGAAAAGCGCATGAAGCATAAAAAAGCACGAGaggattttaaaaagatgttaGAAGTATGTAGTTTCTACTTCCATTTCCTTATAATTatttcttgcttctttgatcttgCAATTTTATGCTGACGATAAATCAATTTCCAGGAGTCCACGGAGTTGAATCCATCCACTAGATGGAGGTTTTTTCTAAATAAGATTTGTTTATATTCTTGTTTCAAAGTGTCAATTTAAACATTCAGACTATTTGCTTTgtgataattttgttttattgttttttggACAATCACTCAGCAAAGCCGTGACAATATTTGAAAATGATGAACGTTTCAAGGCTGTTGAGCGTGACAGAGATCGCAGGGATATGTTTGATAGTTTCTTGGAGGAACTTATAAACAAGGTGGATTCTACTACCTCAGTAACTCATCATTATACTACCTCATCATGCTATTCTGAAGCATTTACACACCCATAAACCTTTATGGTGATCCAAAGCattgctaaattttatttaaagataagTTTGACTATGGTGAAAATGATCCCACACAGTGGAAAATGGCTTGGTTGTATAACTTGGTGGGTTACACATTGCTCAATTCTGGGTTGTAACATATTGATATGCAGAAATTTGAAACAACATTTTCATTTCACGTCTGATATGGATGGAAATGGAATGATGGTTGAATCTTCATTTAATATGATGAGTTCATTATGCTGTTCAACCTTTTTAAATGCTTCTAATCAATCTTGTTTCATGGTATTTTCATCAGGAACGAGCAAAGGCTCAAGAAGAACGGAAGAGGAATATAACAGAGTACAGGAAGCTTTTAGAATCTTGTGACTTTATAAAAGTACATATATTTTCTTATACATTATATTTCGAAAGATTTTATATGATAGACATTCAATTGATGCAAACTCTTCATCCGTAGGCTAACACACAGTGGCGAAAAGTTCAAGACCGCTTAGAGGCTGACGAAAGATGTTCGCGTCTTGAGAAAATTGACCGCTTGGAAATATTCCAGGTAGTTTCTTTATGCAccttcattaaaattaaattttagattcaGTCCAATGTATATGTTGCCTTTCAGGACTATTTACGTGATTTagagaaggaagaggaagagcaGAAGAAGTTACTAAAGGTGTTGTCTTGTTTATTACTTATGAGTTTCTCTCAGATTCTACCCCCTTCCTCTTATAGTTTATTGCATTTGGTTATCTTTGTTTTCAAACACAACAGGAGGAATTGAGAAAGACAGAACGTAAAAACCGTGATGAATTCCGCAAATTGATGGAAGAGCATGTTGCTGCTGGCATTCTTACAGCAAAAACTCATTGGCGTGATTATCACATGAAGGTTAAATGCCAGATTATTAGTAACTTCtctttataattttgttttctgttttacAGTGAGACATTTGAAATATGATTTAGTATATTTATGTTGCCTGGGACCTTGTTTCTTTTTTGTGACTTGTGGCCTTgaatcaattgcattaatttttgttttccattgtGTTGTAGGTGAAAGATTTACCTGCATATCTGGCAGTGGCATCAAACACATCAGGTTCAACTGCAAAAGACTTATTTGAAGATGTTGCTGAAGAGCTAGAGAAACAAGTGAGTTTGCTAAATGATCTTCTGGTTGATTCCGAACTTCACTTCTAATTTAGTCTGCAGGATTGCTTTGCAAATGCCAGACATTCGAGCTTCATAAGCATTGTCTTAGTTTTATTAAAATGGTGTTGTTCATTTACTCAAGTGAGCTGGAGGACTTTTACTTTTGTGCATCCTGCAAAGTTTTTGTGGTTAACGGAAGTGTTTCCTACAAAATGTTAATCTTCTTTCTTGTTCATGCAGTATCATGATGAAAAGAGTCGAATTAAGGATGCAGTGAAGTTGGCTAAGGTATATGATATATCAATAATATCTTCTGATTTCTGCTTTGCAAATCTGTTCTGATGCATAAAACGTGCTTTTCAGATAACATGGTCATCAACCTATACTTTTGAAGAGTTCAAATCAGCTTTATCTATTGACTCTCCTCCAATATCTGATTTTAACTTAAAGGTAAATACAGCAGTGACGCATATCTCTGCTTTAATGCTTTTCCTAATATTGAGTTGCTTTACATGTCGGGGTTCTAATTGTCAATTTGGTTATGTTAATGCTTCTACTTCATACTTTACATATCTTGCAGCTAGTGTTTGATGAGCTACTAGAGCGGGCTaaggagaaggaagaaaaggaGGCCAAAAAACGGAAACGTCTAGCAGATGATTTCCTTCATTTACTATATTCTACTAAGGTGTGGTATTGTGGACATAAAGTAACAGATGCTGTGCTATTTTGGTGATTGGGCAATAAGAgtatgatttttgtttttgttttacttACTGGTTGCAGGACATTACTGCATCTTCAAAATGGGAAGATTGTATAACACTTATTGAAGATAGTCAAGAGTTCAGGTCTGGATAATGATGAAACTGTGTTTGAAACTCCAATGATCTCTCCTTTTTTTCTCAAacaatatttctttttcttaatagaAACTTGAAACGATTCTGCTTATATTTGAGTACCTTTCTTAAGTTCGATAAATTGTTGGGCAAGACCATAGTGAATTTTCAGTGATAAATAAACCTACTTATCTTGAAACTATTTTTTAAGACTAATGTTCCCTGTTTTAGATCTGTTGGAGATGATAACCGTTGCAAGGAAATATTTGAGGAGTACATTACACAACTGAAAGAACAGGCAAAAGAGGGTGAGAGGAAACGGAAAGAGGAGAGGGTACAAATTCTGTTCATGCCATCTATATTTGAGATTCGTGCTTGTCATTCACTGTGTCATATGTTCTGAACCCCAATCTTTTTCTGCAGGCAAAGAAGGAAAAGGATAGGGAGGAAAAAGAAAGACGAAAATCTAAGCAAAGAAGGGAAAAAGAAGGAGTTCGcgaaagagagaaagataaagcaGACAGTGACAGTGCCGACTTAACGGAGAAAGGCGATAGTAAAAACAAACGGAGGCAGCATCAAAGTCCTGAGCACACTTCTCATGAATTGGATAAAGAGAGGAGTAAGAAATCTCACGGGCATAGTAGCAGCGACAGGAAGAAATCGAAACGAGTATGGATTCATTCCTTTACCATTTTACAAATACAGAAATGCTTATGattaatatttgatttgttCATTGATTGTCTCCTTTTTGGTGTTGTAAATGGAGCAGCATTCATCTGGTCATGAATCAGATGAAGGCCGGCATAAAAGACACAAGCGCGACCACCGCGGTGATCCTCACAGAGAAGGCGGTTATGTGGAGGCGGAAGACGATGACTATGGTAAAGATGTTGATAGATGGTAATTTTGCTGATCTAGGCTCCTATAGCAACCTTTAGTTTTTGTCACTATGTAACATTTATTCAAATtatgaaatataaattttgaagaGTAACTTGTATAATGAAGATCTCACATTACATGTAGACTTAATAGTAGGAAAGATTTAGTTCTCACTATGGAGCATGGTTTGCGGCAACTTGCACTTATGATAACTCGTTCACTATCATTGTttttcaaccaaaaaaaaaaaatgaaattcttTCTTTTGTATTGTAATTACATGGAAGCATGTTTCACATGGCCATGGTAAACAAGATCAGTGAAAATACTTTCAATATTGCTTAACATCTCGTTGAGTTCCTCTTACATTATACTTTTGATTTAGAGTCATTATTGCTTGATTCACATTCCTTAACAAAAACTGATTAATCACTCAAATAGGATAAGAGGCCCTGATCCCTATCCTCTTCTGTTAGCATATTTAATGTTGTGAGGATTAGCATCATCCACCACTATCATGTCACATGCACAAAGTCAAAGTGGCGTAGCCGCTTTGGGCGCCTATTTATTTATGTGTATAAGTCAATTATTTCATTTGAAAGGCAATAATATGTATACGGTAGATACTACATAGATTTGTACCACTGATTGGAATTGGTCACAATAAATGAGTTCTACaattacaattaataaatactatagTATAGTCATTTTGAGCAACAACATAACGCTGGAAACTTATAGAAACTTCATAACACAAGAAAACAATAGAAACATGAAATATCAAAGATATGGTGAACATATAAAGGATCTTATTAAGAATGAGTTTTGGTAGTTTCTTCACTCTTTTTTGTATATTTAGTGGATTCATTATTCTCTTTAACATATAATTGGATATAGTGTGGAACGTAAATTTGACTCATTTTCTTTTACAATTAGATGTTGTATAAGACCGGATTAACTAGATTTTACAACTCAAttcaataatgaaaaaaaatgaatgatcacgaagataaaattaaaattgtcaaAGATCAAAGGCTAATGTTGATCTAAATTGTCACCATAAAATGAAAACACAAAGTGAGTAATAACTGAAAGAGAGGTGCTACACCTACAAGTTTTTTATTTGAAACAAGTCCAATCAAgatgaataaaatttaggtGAGTGAGagtgacaaaaataatttctgttAATTGACAAAAAGACTTGTACGTGTAGTATGATTATGAAAGAAAAGCTTCTTTCTCACACACACTTAAAACGATAAGaatttagttaatataaaaaacatatgctaaaaatataataacagaaaatttaaattattagggCACACATTAACCATActttatatatgattttttgagTCATCAAGCATCTCACATGTCATTGATTTCCACATTAAAGTCATGAAAGCCCACCAGCAGCAACCATATACTAAATGCGAAAAGAACTGTCCACCACTCCTGCCCTCCTCATTGCTTTTAGCTTCTTGCCAATGTTATTCTATTTAACTACTTATTTC encodes the following:
- the LOC107467131 gene encoding pre-mRNA-processing protein 40A isoform X1 → MDWMQFGPSSYGQVQTNFSSASQFHPASQIQAPSSSSSQSITSDTVVLSNDEKPSTTSVTPSATSIQPSLANGGSTDWIEHTSSNGVRYYYNKKTKVSSWERPFELMTPIERVDATTNWKEYTSPNGIKYYYNKVTRESKWMIPEELKLARQQVEKAVANGTHTDALPNSHTQPSVTPPVIETAPTAAANSSLIGQGEPSSPVSVAPVVSASTSHPQSEMSSGPSASPHVAPITGMTVAEVELPVNTATISDAAAGSDRASVTNQNDGNNFLVKDTLGSADEVPAEDKEDGKNDSLVEKTNDVASETKADTVSETRADLASETQANVALETKADASSETKTREPLPLVYANKMEAKEAFKALIESVNVGSDWTWDRTMRLIVNDKRYGALKSLGEKKQAFNEYLSQRKKQEAEEKRMKHKKAREDFKKMLEESTELNPSTRWSKAVTIFENDERFKAVERDRDRRDMFDSFLEELINKERAKAQEERKRNITEYRKLLESCDFIKANTQWRKVQDRLEADERCSRLEKIDRLEIFQDYLRDLEKEEEEQKKLLKEELRKTERKNRDEFRKLMEEHVAAGILTAKTHWRDYHMKVKDLPAYLAVASNTSGSTAKDLFEDVAEELEKQYHDEKSRIKDAVKLAKITWSSTYTFEEFKSALSIDSPPISDFNLKLVFDELLERAKEKEEKEAKKRKRLADDFLHLLYSTKDITASSKWEDCITLIEDSQEFRSVGDDNRCKEIFEEYITQLKEQAKEGERKRKEERAKKEKDREEKERRKSKQRREKEGVREREKDKADSDSADLTEKGDSKNKRRQHQSPEHTSHELDKERSKKSHGHSSSDRKKSKRHSSGHESDEGRHKRHKRDHRGDPHREGGYVEAEDDDYGKDVDRW
- the LOC107467131 gene encoding pre-mRNA-processing protein 40A isoform X2, whose amino-acid sequence is MSCCERVDATTNWKEYTSPNGIKYYYNKVTRESKWMIPEELKLARQQVEKAVANGTHTDALPNSHTQPSVTPPVIETAPTAAANSSLIGQGEPSSPVSVAPVVSASTSHPQSEMSSGPSASPHVAPITGMTVAEVELPVNTATISDAAAGSDRASVTNQNDGNNFLVKDTLGSADEVPAEDKEDGKNDSLVEKTNDVASETKADTVSETRADLASETQANVALETKADASSETKTREPLPLVYANKMEAKEAFKALIESVNVGSDWTWDRTMRLIVNDKRYGALKSLGEKKQAFNEYLSQRKKQEAEEKRMKHKKAREDFKKMLEESTELNPSTRWSKAVTIFENDERFKAVERDRDRRDMFDSFLEELINKERAKAQEERKRNITEYRKLLESCDFIKANTQWRKVQDRLEADERCSRLEKIDRLEIFQDYLRDLEKEEEEQKKLLKEELRKTERKNRDEFRKLMEEHVAAGILTAKTHWRDYHMKVKDLPAYLAVASNTSGSTAKDLFEDVAEELEKQYHDEKSRIKDAVKLAKITWSSTYTFEEFKSALSIDSPPISDFNLKLVFDELLERAKEKEEKEAKKRKRLADDFLHLLYSTKDITASSKWEDCITLIEDSQEFRSVGDDNRCKEIFEEYITQLKEQAKEGERKRKEERAKKEKDREEKERRKSKQRREKEGVREREKDKADSDSADLTEKGDSKNKRRQHQSPEHTSHELDKERSKKSHGHSSSDRKKSKRHSSGHESDEGRHKRHKRDHRGDPHREGGYVEAEDDDYGKDVDRW